GCAGACGACGATGCAAACGCGTCCCGACCAGCAGAGCAATGACCAGCATCAGAGCAATAAATGCGCCGACGCCGTTCCAGCCATAGTTATGCCAGAAAACACCACCCAGCGTCCCGGCAATACTCGACCCCAGATAGTAACTGAACAGATACAGCGAGGAGGCCTGGCCTTTAGCGCGTTTTGCGCGGGGGCCGATCCAGCTGCTGGCAACTGAGTGGGCTGCGAAGAATCCGGCTGAGAAGAGTAACATTCCGGCAAAGATTAGCCACAGCGAGCTGAATAAGGTCATCAGTAAACCAAACAGCATAACCCCCGTCGAAAACAACATCACCGGACCGCGCCCATAACGGGTGGTCATGGTTCCGGCTTTGGGTGAGCTCCATGTACCGGTCAAATAAGCCAGCGATAATAAGCCAACCACGGCCTGACTGACATGCCAGGGGGAGAGCATCAACCGATAGCCGATGTAATTAAACAGCGTGACGAACGACCCCATCAGCAAAAAGCCTTCTGCGAACAATAACGGCAATCCCCGGTCACGCCAGTGCAGACGAAAGTTGATAAATAACGTCTTTGGTCGCAGGGAAGTCGGGCGAAAATGGCGTGATTCCGGGAGGATTTTCCAGAACATCAACGCCGAGGCCAGCGCGAAACAGCCGATAGCCGCCAGAGCAATTCGCCAGTTGAAAAAGTCCGTGAAGACACCGCTAATTAAGCGTCCGCTCATGCCGCCAATTGAGTTGCCGCTGATATACAACCCCATCGAAAAGGCCACGAAACTGGGGTGGATTTCTTCGCTAAGATAAGTCATGCCAACAGCTGCCACGCCACTTAACGAAAGCCCAATCAAGGCGCGCATAATCAAAATGCCGTGCCAGCTGGTCATCATTGTCGAAAGTAACGTACAAATGGAGGCCAACAGTAGCGCCGTGACCATCACTGGTTTGCGACCAATGGCATCGGATAGCGGGCCAGTAAACAGCAAACCGATAGCCAACATCGCCGTTGAAATGGACAGTGAAATACTACTGTTCGCAGGCGTTAAGCCAAACTCCTGCGAAAGCACCGGAAGGATAGGTTGCACACAATAGAGAAGTGCGAAGGTTGCCAGTCCGGCAGAGAAAAGCGCCAGGGTGACGCGCATAAATTGCGGCGTACCGCGTTTAATAAATTGATTTGGCTGAGAAATGCTTTGCTTGTCATTGACGCTTGCCGGAGCGCCATCAACAGTTGTAGTACGGCTCACTTGAAATCCTTGCTAAATATGCCTGTGGATCAGGCTTATGAATAGATTAGGAAAATCGAATTGTTCTGTCTAATATATTAATAATCTCAAATAAGATGTTTTAAATATGAATATTGAACTTCGTCATCTGCGTTACTTTGTTGCTGTTGCGGAAGAG
The nucleotide sequence above comes from Escherichia coli. Encoded proteins:
- the ynfM gene encoding MFS transporter; translation: MSRTTTVDGAPASVNDKQSISQPNQFIKRGTPQFMRVTLALFSAGLATFALLYCVQPILPVLSQEFGLTPANSSISLSISTAMLAIGLLFTGPLSDAIGRKPVMVTALLLASICTLLSTMMTSWHGILIMRALIGLSLSGVAAVGMTYLSEEIHPSFVAFSMGLYISGNSIGGMSGRLISGVFTDFFNWRIALAAIGCFALASALMFWKILPESRHFRPTSLRPKTLFINFRLHWRDRGLPLLFAEGFLLMGSFVTLFNYIGYRLMLSPWHVSQAVVGLLSLAYLTGTWSSPKAGTMTTRYGRGPVMLFSTGVMLFGLLMTLFSSLWLIFAGMLLFSAGFFAAHSVASSWIGPRAKRAKGQASSLYLFSYYLGSSIAGTLGGVFWHNYGWNGVGAFIALMLVIALLVGTRLHRRLHA